One stretch of Novosphingobium pentaromativorans US6-1 DNA includes these proteins:
- a CDS encoding glycosyltransferase: protein MILHGHDYFNGCPNGAFFDYVREQDCAVKPLGAACLKSRCDKASHAQKLWRVGRESLRRGLQHGGTNAARLLMIHPGQEAQFRRSGWNSGRLRTVRNPVSPLSVDRIKAEANRGIVFIGRISTEKGADLAAAAARRSGLPITFVGDGSEVDLVRRRNPGAQFLGRQDRSGVAKALSSARVAVMPSRWSEPFGLVALEAVASGVPVVVSHRALVAEEISAAGFGLAVNTSDLDGFAGLLAELDRDDRAVEAMSRAGQVGYRLLCNSEESWADEVISQYRQVLAQATC, encoded by the coding sequence TTGATCCTGCATGGCCACGATTACTTCAATGGCTGCCCCAACGGAGCATTCTTCGACTACGTTCGTGAGCAGGACTGCGCCGTGAAACCGCTGGGTGCTGCATGCCTGAAAAGCCGCTGCGACAAAGCCTCTCATGCGCAGAAACTGTGGCGCGTGGGGCGGGAATCCTTGCGTCGCGGACTGCAACATGGGGGGACCAATGCCGCGCGTCTTCTGATGATCCACCCTGGGCAAGAAGCGCAGTTTCGGCGAAGCGGCTGGAATTCCGGCCGGCTCCGAACGGTACGCAATCCTGTGTCACCCCTTTCTGTGGATCGCATAAAGGCCGAAGCCAACCGGGGCATAGTCTTTATCGGCCGGATTTCGACAGAGAAGGGGGCCGACCTCGCCGCAGCGGCGGCACGCCGATCCGGACTGCCGATTACCTTTGTCGGTGATGGCAGTGAAGTCGATCTCGTTCGCAGGCGGAATCCGGGAGCGCAATTCCTCGGTCGGCAGGACCGCAGCGGTGTAGCCAAGGCCTTGTCGTCGGCGCGTGTCGCCGTGATGCCCAGCCGCTGGTCCGAGCCGTTTGGGTTGGTCGCTCTCGAGGCAGTGGCCTCGGGTGTCCCAGTGGTGGTCAGCCACCGTGCCCTCGTCGCCGAGGAGATCTCGGCGGCGGGATTTGGACTTGCCGTGAATACGTCCGATCTCGACGGCTTCGCGGGCCTACTGGCGGAGCTGGATCGGGACGATCGGGCAGTCGAAGCGATGTCGCGCGCGGGGCAAGTCGGCTATCGTTTGCTCTGCAACTCAGAAGAGAGCTGGGCTGACGAGGTCATTTCCCAGTATCGGCAAGTTCTTGCGCAAGCGACTTGCTGA
- a CDS encoding sulfotransferase family protein, translating into MAHESALLLTDSLPDHAPDGTGAHESASSLPDLGPPAPNLFVIGASKSGSSALHAYLKPHPDICMSSEKEPCFFVDQSELERAWPIMARRPCSHDPQAYLALWKEGATARYRGEGSVYYSQAPHRSGVPARIAEACPDARIIYTVREPVTRAISHYWQRYKEFQEVRPIGQAVREDPLYRDTSDYALQLQAYLQYFDREQIHVVVAEELRTRRREVLASVIDWLGLAPFEYHETQLSDRHRSPPTSRRQRFAAVRNLRDSALWAILRTRLPRGWIDWLRESSTVTFDKAEVDESEARQFLSEYLNPRRAAFEDLIGRKLDMWDEKPRETRTAATQDRAVTPIDARRTQTER; encoded by the coding sequence TTGGCCCATGAAAGCGCCCTCCTCCTCACCGACAGCTTGCCGGACCACGCGCCGGACGGGACAGGCGCACACGAATCCGCTTCATCCTTGCCCGATCTGGGGCCGCCTGCGCCGAACCTCTTCGTGATCGGCGCTTCCAAGTCGGGCTCCAGTGCGCTGCATGCATACCTCAAGCCCCATCCCGACATCTGCATGAGTAGTGAGAAGGAGCCCTGCTTCTTCGTCGATCAGTCAGAGCTGGAACGGGCCTGGCCGATTATGGCCCGCCGGCCCTGCTCTCACGATCCTCAGGCCTATCTCGCGCTTTGGAAAGAGGGGGCAACGGCACGTTATCGCGGAGAAGGCAGCGTCTACTATTCGCAGGCGCCCCACCGCAGCGGAGTCCCCGCCCGCATTGCCGAAGCCTGCCCTGACGCGCGCATCATCTACACGGTTCGGGAACCGGTAACGCGCGCCATCAGCCATTACTGGCAGCGCTACAAGGAATTCCAGGAAGTCCGCCCGATCGGCCAGGCCGTTCGCGAAGATCCGCTCTATCGGGACACTTCGGACTATGCCCTGCAACTGCAAGCCTACCTGCAATACTTCGACCGCGAGCAGATCCATGTCGTAGTCGCCGAGGAACTGCGCACGCGCCGTCGGGAAGTTCTGGCCAGTGTGATCGATTGGCTCGGACTAGCGCCATTCGAATATCACGAGACTCAACTCAGCGACCGCCACCGCTCGCCGCCCACCAGCCGCCGGCAGCGCTTTGCAGCGGTCAGGAATCTGCGCGATTCCGCCCTTTGGGCAATCCTTCGCACACGCTTGCCCCGAGGATGGATCGACTGGTTGCGCGAAAGCTCGACCGTCACGTTCGACAAGGCGGAAGTCGATGAGTCGGAAGCCCGTCAGTTCCTTTCCGAGTATCTTAATCCACGACGCGCGGCATTCGAGGACCTGATCGGACGCAAGCTGGACATGTGGGACGAAAAGCCGCGCGAGACGCGAACCGCCGCCACTCAAGATCGAGCAGTAACGCCCATTGATGCTCGCAGGACGCAGACGGAAAGGTGA